From the genome of Sporolituus thermophilus DSM 23256, one region includes:
- a CDS encoding 6-carboxyhexanoate--CoA ligase: protein MLYSVRMRAAQGGAHEAGGRHISGAERIAGAGDLAALAAAMVTRALSHSRGRADFINITVEAINEENVCRVPLLPVTTVAVPDVHAGREAAVAQLIKAGVAPAAARQGLAALLGLADSMRGAMLVCAESGRRLDNTAMRGVRVSRMDAVDPAGLTAVLSRRGLDNAHVREALVLAAKVAAAPGVVAELCWSDDPEYTAGYVASKDGYYRFPYLKPYGSPVGGRVFFVTPGSDLTALIEYLERQPVLVTVPEEASECSF, encoded by the coding sequence ATGCTGTACAGCGTTAGGATGCGCGCCGCCCAGGGCGGCGCCCATGAGGCGGGCGGACGCCATATTTCCGGGGCCGAACGGATAGCCGGCGCCGGCGACCTGGCCGCCCTGGCAGCGGCGATGGTGACGCGGGCGCTGTCGCACAGCCGGGGACGGGCCGACTTTATTAATATTACCGTCGAAGCAATAAATGAAGAAAATGTCTGCCGCGTGCCGCTGCTGCCGGTCACGACGGTAGCCGTTCCCGACGTTCATGCCGGGCGTGAGGCGGCGGTTGCTCAGCTGATCAAAGCCGGTGTTGCTCCCGCGGCGGCCCGGCAGGGCCTGGCGGCCCTGCTGGGCCTGGCCGACAGTATGCGTGGCGCCATGCTGGTTTGCGCGGAGTCTGGCCGCCGACTGGACAATACGGCGATGCGCGGTGTCCGCGTGTCGCGCATGGATGCCGTCGACCCGGCCGGACTGACGGCTGTTCTTAGCCGCCGGGGGCTGGACAACGCCCATGTGCGGGAAGCGCTGGTGCTGGCGGCCAAGGTGGCTGCCGCTCCCGGCGTGGTCGCCGAACTGTGCTGGTCCGACGACCCGGAGTACACGGCCGGCTATGTGGCGAGCAAAGACGGCTACTATCGTTTTCCCTACTTGAAACCGTATGGGTCGCCGGTGGGCGGGCGGGTCTTTTTTGTCACGCCCGGCAGTGATCTGACGGCGCTGATTGAATATTTGGAGCGTCAGCCCGTGTTGGTGACGGTGCCGGAGGAGGCGAGCGAATGCAGTTTCTGA
- the bioF gene encoding 8-amino-7-oxononanoate synthase: MQFLTEALAAIKRHGLYRQIPDYDPVDATHVMEGGRRYLMLASNNYLGLTHDPAVREAAAAAALRYGAGSGGARLTTGSHPLFAELERELAAFKGTEAALVFNTGYMANVGVISALAGPGDVIFSDELNHASIIDGCRLARAKVVIYRHADAGHLAECLATTPCTGRRLIVTDGVFSMDGDIAPLDQIVPLAERYDALVMVDDAHATGVIGPGGRGTAAHFGLKGRVHIEMGTLSKALAAEGGYVAGRRELIDYLVNKARSFIFSTALAPATVAAATAALRQLAVRSDLVERLLANARFLRDRLNEAGIDVAASPTAIIPIIVGEADAAVTMARSLKQAGLIVSAIRPPTVPPGASRLRLTVSAAHSREELAAAAAHIIAAGRRLGIVKE; encoded by the coding sequence ATGCAGTTTCTGACCGAGGCGCTGGCCGCAATAAAACGGCATGGCTTGTACCGGCAGATTCCTGATTACGACCCGGTCGATGCCACCCATGTGATGGAAGGCGGCCGGCGGTATTTAATGCTGGCGTCCAATAATTACCTGGGACTGACCCATGACCCTGCTGTCCGCGAGGCGGCGGCCGCGGCCGCCTTGCGGTATGGCGCCGGTTCCGGCGGCGCCCGGCTGACGACCGGCAGCCACCCCCTGTTTGCCGAACTGGAGCGGGAGTTGGCGGCGTTCAAAGGGACGGAGGCGGCGCTGGTGTTCAATACCGGCTATATGGCCAATGTGGGCGTCATCAGCGCTTTGGCCGGGCCGGGCGACGTTATTTTCAGCGATGAGCTCAATCACGCCAGCATCATCGACGGCTGCCGGCTGGCCCGGGCCAAGGTGGTGATTTACCGCCACGCCGATGCCGGCCACCTGGCCGAATGCCTGGCGACAACGCCGTGCACCGGCCGTCGCCTGATTGTTACCGACGGCGTGTTCAGTATGGACGGCGATATTGCGCCCCTGGACCAAATCGTGCCACTGGCCGAGCGATATGACGCCCTCGTCATGGTGGACGATGCCCATGCCACCGGTGTCATCGGCCCGGGCGGCCGCGGGACGGCCGCCCACTTCGGGCTCAAGGGGCGGGTGCATATTGAAATGGGCACGCTGAGCAAGGCGCTGGCGGCCGAAGGCGGCTATGTGGCCGGCCGGCGCGAGCTAATTGATTATCTGGTTAATAAAGCGCGCAGTTTTATATTTTCCACCGCCCTCGCCCCGGCGACGGTGGCGGCGGCCACGGCGGCGCTCAGGCAGCTGGCCGTCCGGTCCGACCTGGTGGAACGGCTCCTGGCTAACGCCCGGTTTCTGCGCGACCGCTTAAACGAAGCGGGCATTGACGTTGCGGCGAGTCCTACCGCCATCATTCCCATTATCGTCGGCGAGGCAGACGCGGCGGTGACTATGGCCCGCAGCCTCAAACAAGCCGGCCTGATTGTTTCCGCCATCCGGCCGCCGACCGTCCCGCCCGGCGCCAGCCGGCTTCGCCTGACGGTATCGGCGGCGCATTCCAGGGAAGAACTGGCGGCGGCCGCCGCGCACATTATTGCCGCCGGACGGCGACTGGGAATTGTGAAGGAGTGA
- the bioD gene encoding dethiobiotin synthase: MAGLFITATDTEVGKTVITGALAAALRQRGLAVGVMKPVASGGVISQDGKLLAEDATFLMRAAGLAESERPSVNPVCLAPALTPAVAAVASGVTLNIPDLVTACRCLLNRYPLALIEGVGGITAPIWEEYLVADLMAELALPALVVARPNLGTINHTVLTVDYARRRGIKVAGIIINGWDEAKAGVLERSNVAYIERLTGVPVLGKFPYSPGISVPEAKVTGLAALAERHLAIDRIIDLLGGTDHAGY, encoded by the coding sequence ATGGCCGGACTGTTTATTACCGCGACCGACACCGAAGTAGGCAAAACGGTGATTACCGGCGCACTGGCGGCGGCGCTCAGGCAGCGCGGTCTGGCGGTGGGCGTGATGAAGCCGGTGGCTTCCGGCGGCGTCATTAGCCAGGACGGTAAGCTCTTAGCCGAGGACGCGACTTTCCTCATGCGGGCCGCCGGCTTGGCGGAAAGCGAGCGGCCTTCCGTCAACCCCGTCTGTTTGGCGCCGGCCCTCACCCCGGCGGTCGCCGCGGTCGCAAGCGGTGTAACGCTAAACATACCTGACCTGGTTACCGCCTGTCGCTGTCTGCTAAACCGCTACCCACTGGCGCTGATCGAGGGCGTGGGCGGCATTACCGCCCCTATTTGGGAGGAGTACCTGGTAGCCGACCTGATGGCCGAGCTGGCGCTGCCCGCCCTGGTGGTGGCCCGCCCCAACCTGGGCACTATCAACCATACGGTGCTGACGGTTGACTATGCCCGACGCCGCGGCATCAAGGTGGCCGGGATCATCATCAACGGCTGGGACGAGGCGAAAGCCGGCGTCCTCGAGCGGAGCAACGTGGCGTACATCGAGCGGCTGACCGGCGTGCCGGTGCTGGGCAAGTTTCCCTACAGCCCAGGCATTAGCGTGCCGGAAGCCAAGGTAACGGGACTGGCCGCCCTGGCCGAACGGCATTTGGCCATTGACCGGATTATCGATCTGTTGGGAGGCACCGACCATGCAGGATATTGA